The following proteins are encoded in a genomic region of Sylvia atricapilla isolate bSylAtr1 chromosome 14, bSylAtr1.pri, whole genome shotgun sequence:
- the ATOX1 gene encoding copper transport protein ATOX1: protein MPKHEFFVDMTCEGCSNAVTRVLQKLGGVNFDIDLPNKKVCIDSEHTVDTLLETLKKTGKNTSYLGEKSA, encoded by the exons AAACACGAGTTCTTTGTGGACATGACCTGTGAAGGCTGCTCCAATGCAGTCACCCGTGTCCTGCAAAAGCTGGGAG gTGTCAACTTTGATATTGACCTGCCTAACAAGAAGGTGTGTATTGACTCGGAGCACACCGTTGACACCCTGTTGGAAACCCTCAAGAAGACTGGAAAGAATACTTCCTACCTTGGGGAGAAGTCTGCATAG